The region GGCGCATGAGTTTTCCATGTTCCTGGGGCTGTCTATATTAATTACGGCTATCATTCTGCTTATCTTTTTCCGTTCGTTTTTTCCGGTAATATTCCCTGTGCTTATTGTGGTGCTGGGGGTACTGTGGAGCCTGGGCATCCTGTATATGATGCACTATGAAATGACCATTTTAACCGGCATCATCCCGCCGCTGGTGGTGGTTATCGGTATCCCGAACACTATTTTTATCCTCAATAAATACTACCACGAGTTTGAAATATCGGGCAATAAAATGGATGCTTTGGCCATAGCGCTCGAAAAAGCAGGTATCACTACTTTTATTGCCAACATTACTACTGCCATTGGTTTTGGCGTATTGTGCTTTACCAACAGCGAACTCTTGACCCAGTTTGGTTTGGTGGCTTCGCTGGGGATACTATCCACCTTTGCTTTGAGCCTGATATTGGTACCCATTGTATTCAGTTACCTGCCGGCACCAAAAAAGCAAACCGGTATTAAGGATAGTAAATGGATGAAAGCTTTATTGATTAAGCTGGATACCCTGGTGCATCAAAAACGTAAAGCTATCTATATCATTACGCTGGTGCTGGTAGTTATCTCGGCGGTGGGCATTTATCACATCAATATCAATGGTTATGTGGTTGATGACCTTCCGCAGCATAATAACACGCTGGAAGATCTGAAGTTTTTTGAATCGAATTTTAACGGAGTATTGCCGCTTGAGGTAAGTATCGATACCAAACGGAAAAATGGTGTAGTGAACCAGGCGGTGATCCGCAAGGTAGAGAAACTGGAAAAGCTGATCTCCTCGTACCCGCAATTCAGCCGTTCCATTTCCCTCATCCAGGTATTAAAATTCTCTACCCAGGCATTCTATGGCGGCAACCCGGAATACTATCGTTTGCCCGATGGTTTGGAGCAAAATTTTATACTCAACTACGCCGCTAATTCGGGTAAAAATACATCTGGAGCGCTGAATACCTACCTGGATAAGGATCACCGGATAACCCGGGTAACCTTTGAAATGGTGGACGCCGGGTCAAAAAAAATGAACGTGGTACTGGCCGAGCTGCAACCCCGTATCGATTCGATATTTAACCCTAAAAAGTTTCATGTAGAGCTTACCGGCTCCAGCATTATTTTTATAAAGGGTACCAATTACCTGCTTAAAAACCTGTACGAAAGTTTGGCCTGGGCTATTTTTCTGATAGCCGGGGTGATGTGGATATTATTCAGAGGGGTAAAAATGATAGCCATTTCGCTGGTGCCCAACCTGGTACCGCTGATTATTACGGCAGGTATCATG is a window of Mucilaginibacter inviolabilis DNA encoding:
- a CDS encoding efflux RND transporter permease subunit, giving the protein MFWKHTASFILKNRLIVFICVLALSAFMGFEASKVKITFNGGKVLPVTDSAYIRYNQFKQTFGQDASSMVLGIKSDKIFDKDVFNDWFLIGKQLKQINGVKAVVSAANVYNLEKDTLQHRFVVKPLVTGVLPSVQAVDSVKQQLLNLPFYKGVVLSNDGKSTLMAITFDDKIINTPKRVPVINKMLQLGQAFEQKHGIKVHYSGLPLIRTVVGDLVAHEFSMFLGLSILITAIILLIFFRSFFPVIFPVLIVVLGVLWSLGILYMMHYEMTILTGIIPPLVVVIGIPNTIFILNKYYHEFEISGNKMDALAIALEKAGITTFIANITTAIGFGVLCFTNSELLTQFGLVASLGILSTFALSLILVPIVFSYLPAPKKQTGIKDSKWMKALLIKLDTLVHQKRKAIYIITLVLVVISAVGIYHININGYVVDDLPQHNNTLEDLKFFESNFNGVLPLEVSIDTKRKNGVVNQAVIRKVEKLEKLISSYPQFSRSISLIQVLKFSTQAFYGGNPEYYRLPDGLEQNFILNYAANSGKNTSGALNTYLDKDHRITRVTFEMVDAGSKKMNVVLAELQPRIDSIFNPKKFHVELTGSSIIFIKGTNYLLKNLYESLAWAIFLIAGVMWILFRGVKMIAISLVPNLVPLIITAGIMGFFGIPLKPSTILIFSIAMGISSDQTIYFITRYRHELRYTRKGISRIVSDTIRETGVSMIFIATVLFFGFGIFAVSKFGGTVALGILLSITLLVAMISNLTLLPAFLLSLDGGVDRKKIKGPDIEE